Genomic DNA from Hordeum vulgare subsp. vulgare chromosome 2H, MorexV3_pseudomolecules_assembly, whole genome shotgun sequence:
TTCATAATTGTGTGGCTTCCTTCCAATAAAGCCCCGGTCCTGAAAGTCGCCCTGACTCATGTTCCAACACTGGTTCCGGGGTCCGGcattggtgttagcaacaaaatcAGACACGCCATCTTGTTGCCTTATTTTTCCTTGATCTCCCTTGTTGTTATTGCGCCCAGGAGTCTGAAAGTGACCCTTAGCTCTGTCTCCCCTTTTAACCTCACTTGCCTTCTCGTCATCAGAGTCGGCATCCTTTGTAccgtccgactcagcatacctggtgagggtgtccatcaactcgcccatatgtTGCACCTTCCGCTTGAGGCagccaagcttcaacaccagcAGCTGAAAATGACAGTTCTTTTCCAAGATCAGCACGACCTGAGCCGCCATAATGTCATATGAAGAGTGGATGATCTCCGCGACCCGCCTTGTCCAATGATGAGTTGTTTCATCCGCCCACTAAACACAATGTTGTAGATCTACAATGGTCATTGGACGCTTGcatgttcctcggaagtttttgatgaagcactCCTTGAGTTCCGCCCAAGTGTTAATGGAGTTTGGGGGTAGATTCTTCAACCATGTCCGAgccggcccttccaacatcatggtgaaatacttggcgcagacTGCGTCGCTAGcgtcaagcatgtccatagccagCTCATAGCTCTCAACCCACGCCCCTGGCTCACGATTGGGTGTATAGTTGGGTACCTTACGAGGGACCTTAAAGTCTCTGGGCATGCGCTCATTGCATAGAGCAAAAGATAGGCAGGGGACACCTACATTCCTTCCTCCTTGCCCGCTGTATCCAGGAGCTAGCTCGGTATATGGTGGAACTACCTGACCCGCCAATGTCGCTACTGCCTCAGCCTCTGCCTGCGGGGCGGCTCGTGCAACATTGACAAGTGCCTGAGTATTTGATGCTGGCGGATCTGGTGGATTCATCTAAGGTTGGTGTCGATGGCCATCACTGGAAACCACCCGAGGATCGTCTGGGCGACTCTTCGTGTGGCTTGCCTGTGGCGTGGAGTGCAGATGATCACGACTGTATGAAAATTGCGCTAGCTGGACTACCACCATttttaacatctcaatggcgttccttgcctccacTTCCAACGCGGTATTCCCACGAATAGGATGAGACTCCAAATGGCAGGTCGCAGCCAAcacattatccaccgggttggagaagtgacctTGAGGCGTTTGGAAGTGCTGAACCGCCCGTGGGTTCAACGGGGGTTGCATTGGCTGCTGGACAATCTCAACCTGCGAATCGCTCTGGCGAGGCAGGTTATGATCCACGCCGGGCATATGCAGGCTGCTGAACAGGGAAGTAGGGTTCAGGTTGGGCGAGACACGGCTCTGACGCCTTCTCTGATAAACAACGTCCGAGGCGACTCGCTCGCGTTCAAGTCGCCACGCCTCCAACTTCGAACACTCCACCTCTTCGTCGATCTGAGCATGCTGATCTGCCATCCGGGTCATCTCCGCATCGACCTGGCGTTGTATCTGAGCCATCTCTTCACGATGTTTGGCCAATTCAGCATTAACTTCCTCTTGGTTATCAGCCGTCACGGCTACTAccatgagttttgacatctcaACCATCAGATCTGACATGGCCTCGGCCGGCGTCTTCCCAGGTCCGCTGGCCCCATTGGCGGTTGCCGCGTTTGCCTGGTCCTGAGCCGTCGTGGTCCCCGCCATATAGATGGCGCCTTGGAGGGGCGGTTCCTGTGGCCCTTCAGAGATCGCCGCCTCAGGGAAACGACCCAGCCTTCTCTCGTAGAGAGGGCAGATCGAGCCAATATCTCCGATtgatgactcgccatcagaattgacaGGGGTATCTCCACCAGCTTCTGGCTCATCCGAGAGGCTAGCCCCCTGTGTGAAGCCGACGGAGACACAACATCGTCCAATCCGAGATGTGGCGAGTTGGGCGagccgagccggctcgacgatgtcgatgcAGATATCCAGCTCGAGAACCGATGTTgtgatcttgccgatgaagacgtggatcttgccgaaggggacccgttATCCTGATTCGATTGAACTGGCCTCGGGACCCCAGCTTGAATTGTGGATGTAACACTTTCCACGACGACTCTTGGTCTTGAGGCCGACTgcgtagctcccgaaccctggaagggatcccttcgagaactcaactccaccgtgcactggccccatggtgggcgccaagtgtcgtggttttttcacgacagatgtcctcatgaaaggacttagtggtgaagccatcgcaactatgtggcgactcaaaggggttgatcggaaaCGAGAGacaattttacccaggttcggctccTCAGATTGacataaaagcctacgtcctactatgtgtatattgttgtggaaatcgattacaagggtgcgaatttgcctgacctagctctcaatcAATGTTAACTTAGTCCTACCAGCCCTAGAGTCTCGTCTTTATATACATGTCGAGGCTctaggttttacaagagtccgggtcgCGCTACGATTCGTGACCtggtatgtctctaactcgccttgccccttaagcaaggaaactcctggcgACCCTTCTCCTGCATGGGCTGTGAGTCGCCCTCTTCTAGTCTTGGGCCACAACCGGCTCTTGTTGTAAATGCCTTGTGCCTTCTGCTTCCTAACTCAGGGCCCGTCTTGAGTAGGAGATGTTGAGCCGCCATCATCTTGACCCGGACCCCTAGGGCGGGTCTCAtaacgggataatatccccaacacctatTGCCCCCAGTCCCTGCCCATCCCCTGCTCCTCCCATGTTACGTAATCAACTCATCGCCGTTGCCGCCGGTCTAccccgtcgccgccgcccacGATCTATACCGCCACTGCCCTCGGGCTACCTCGCCACCGCTGGTCTATCCCATCGCCACTGGTCCATCCCCCTACCCCGGTCGCCACCAATCTACCCCTAACTCCCTCCCTCAATCCTTCATGCCTTGTAGATCTCTGCTCAGATTTAGTTTTGTTGATTGCTTGTCATGCTGGAAAGAGTTGTATGTGAAACGGTGATGTTTAGTGTTCGGATTATGTTGAAACGATGATGTTTATTTCTCGGATTATGTTGAAACGGTGATGTTTACTATGATGAGCATGAGACGTCTTGTGGCTACCGAACACAGTTTGAACTCAACATGTTTCCACAGATATATCACTACCAAAcaaccatacatgcatgcatataaCATGTTTCGACTTAGCATGTCTCAAAGAGGAACGACTATGTTAGAATGGGAACAGCTATCAAACACACCCTTAGAATCCCGTATTATCTGCAGGTAGTGAGCTGACTAACAAACCCGTAGGAAGAAAATATTGTAGTACATACTAgttaaatgcccgtgcgttgccacggcatACGAAATAATATATTAAAAAATCACTTGATAAAATCATAACATGGAATTTGGATATTTTAGACGCTCGTTTTTATATTGAATATATTTTAGGAAGAAAACAATGTTAAAGGTAAATGGAAATCTATGAGCATGGACAAACTCTTGTTTTGGAATGTAGATAATAACTAAAACATTGATAAAATTAGCACATCCGTTAAAATGCCATAGACACAAACAAACATGACGAAACGGTCATGTACATAGTGGATACAAACCAAGTTCGTGATAACTAAACTTACAAATTAAAACACATAATCATATGTATAATAGACATAACAAATGTCTACTATTTGTACTACATGCGCCAAGCTTTCTTTGTATACATCCTGCGTCGGAGAGCAAATAGATGCCCGTGCGTTGGCATGTTGTCTAAATACCTTGCTTAATATGCTCTAATATATACTTCAGCGTCGCAACAAAAAACAATTTTACAATCCAAActacttcacttatgacatgccCCTTTCTATTTTCAGAATATGAATTAGCCAGCTGAATTTTTATGATTCAGTGTCACGTACAGACGTAGGTAAAAATTCAGCTAAAGTATAATACAGACTTGTCCCCTTTTTTTAGGCAAAAAAATCACCCTGGCCAAGTCTCTGCCCGACCTCACTCTATCTTCACTCACCGGTCACCACCTCATCCCCTTCCCCATCCCCTCACACTCCCGTGCTATCCACTCTTCCCCTCACACTCCCACCGCTATCCACTCTGAAGCTCACCTGTgttgccgccgtcgccgcccctcctCTCCGATGCGGCCGTCACGGAGCCGCCCTCCTCGCCCGCTCACGCACGCCTCCTGCTCCCATGGTTCGCGACTCCCTCCCTGCTCCAAACCCTAAGCCCCCGTCCCCCTCGCGCCACCTGCTCacctctccccctccatctcCGGCAGGACTtcctccccggccgccgccaCGCCGTCCGCGCCGACCGCGGCCTCCGCCCCGCCGCTCGAAGACTGACTCCACCTCCTGCGCATGAAAACTAACGAATCTCATGTATACTTGATACCATATGAAGATGCAGGTAAATTCAATAGGCTACCTCCATCCTGTGAAGAAATAAATTAAGTTACACCATGCTCCAAAAACTGAGGATAGCTAGTGAAAACTAAAAGCATCATGATATAGGCATCCATCAAAGATGGATACAAGAGGAATATATGCGTTCACATAGACACAAACAAAATGGCTAGAGAACATATCTAGAACGAATTTAGGACGAATTACAACAAACTCCACGGCGGCGTGTTTACTCCGACGAGGTTGGACCGGTATAGGGAGCCCCCTCAGTTCGGCCTTCCAACCTTAAAATATAAAGGTTTCTGGTGTGCATTTTCGATGGTCGTTAAATTTTTGACGGATTGGACCACTTTGACGGTTTATTCTAAACACTTATTTCAATCAAAACTGTAAAACGCAAAAATTAAAAGGGTTTGATCACTTATATCGggtttgctagagatgctcttaaacGGAATGTTTCTATCCATCGGATTTGATTTTCAAAATCTTGAGTGGTCAAATTCAGTTCCGATCTTAGAAAACCGATATATTATTACAAAAAGAAAATGACACGAGGAGAGAATTAGGTGTCAGCAGTACATTTCATCGGATGAGTGAACCTCAACCTACATCCCAAAACTGAGATCGTCTTCCCTGTGCTACATATGCGCgccacacacgctcttgccacacGCTTTGCACTGCCATGAGCCCGTCCATGCACGCCTCAGACGCTCACGAGCTTCTTGCCGAGGATCATGTCGTCTATGGTGAAGTCAGCCTCCTTCCTGAAGGTCCCGCGGTCGAAGTCAAGGTTGTACGAGTCCGTCAAGCCGTCGAGGAGGTCGTACTCTGGCGTAACCCCGAGGTCCTTGCTGGCCTTCTCCACTGACGCGAAGAAATGCTGCCATCGTTGCATCATGCAGTGTCGGTCAGCGACACTGTAATGGTTGTACTTTTCTAGAGCAAGACATAGAAGAAATCAAGCAATACCTGGTCTCTGAAGGGGAAGGCCTTCTTCTTGCCAAAATCGAAGTCCTTGGGGTTGTAGTGGATGATCTCTGGCTCAGGGAACCCTCCAGCCTGCATTGCATATCAGACACCAAGCGAAAAATGATGTATAGTTAGAATCTAAGTGAATTACCCACGGACATGGAGTTGTTTGCACACGAGGAACAGCTTGTTCATATATATGACCTTTGCGCATGCCCATGCTATCCCGTCGAAGGTGACATACTTGGTGCCGGAGATGTTGTACACCTGCTTGCTCGCCTTGGGGTTGCCGAGGACCTTGATGAAGGCTGTCGCCAAATCCTGTTGCAAAACTAAGCACAAGACAGTACAGAAGATGGCTTCTACGACATACAACCCGATAGCAGCAATTCACCGCATACATGTCAATGCACAGACCTTGACATGGCCGAGCTGGGTGATCTGGTTCCCAGCGTTAGGGATGGGGATAGGGCGACCAGCCTTGAGCCGGTGGAAGAACCACTCCTCCACGGGGTTGTAGTTGAGAGGGCCATAGATGTAGACCGGTCTGATGGACGTGCAGTTCACGCCGCTCATCTCCAGCAGGCTCTGTGTCTCCAGCTTTCCCTTATGCCAGCTTTTTGGGTCCATAGCGTCGGTCTACCGGTTGGATGGGCATATGCTTGCCACGAGTCAGTAATGGTGACGACTTCATGTTGACATCCATGTGAGTGGTATGGAAGTATACCTCAAAGTGTGGGAGCAGGTCTGACTTATGGTAGACTCTTGCCGATGAGCAATAGATAAACCTGAAAATAGTACCAGAATGCTAGATAGTTCAGGGCACTGAATTTGCAAATATCTTGTTTTGCATCCGAAAAAGTAACCAGCTTATTGTTCCAGGTTTGGCAACGCTTCTAGTATGGGGGATACTTCAGTGGCCTCGCATCCTGAAACACCATGACACAAAAGAGTTACAACATTTGGGAGATATCAGAGATGATAGTTTCAGCTGGGCAAGTGCCATTTTGCATTTCAGAAGCAATCTTCGGCTGTTGTAATACTAATTGACACGCTTATTTACATCTGGTTAGTAGTTATGAACAAACATTTGTGTGGTGTACCAGAAATATCTACTTAGTATATTAGAGCCTGATAGCATTCAGGTCAACGTGGTTGCATGTAATAAGCAAAATACTGCTCTTGGCGATGATGGTTGAAGGACCAGTTGCCCGGCCAAAGGGATCTAGGAGACTGTTGACCACACTGACATCTTGAATATCAGGGTGGATAAAAATGACGGCATCATCGGCATAGACCAAAGTTCTATGCTTAACCATCCACGAACCAAAGGGAACAAGGATGCCTTCAGAGTTCAGACCAAGCAAGATTGAACCGGCGAGCAAAGAAAATCCACGATGAGCATGAAAAGGATAGGCCGgaggggataccccgggaaggaaCCGTTAACCAAGTTTTCAGTGCTCGCCGAGGATAGCAAATTGTCGATCCAATTACACCATCACAGACCCCTATGTTGCAAAGCTCCGAGTTCCGAAAGATAGACCGGGAGCACCCTTGAATCTTCTTCTGGACTGCTGATCCTTAAATGCTTGTAACTACTCCATGTAATTTAACTTCCTTGCTTAATCAATAAAATACGGTGCTGCTGCATTTGTAAAGAAAGAGAGTACTCCTATTGTAGCTGTCTGGCTTACCATTAATATCATAGACGACATTAAAGCCCTTAGCAGAAAGGCTTGTCTTGACGAAATCAAAGTCTTTCCTATGACCTTTCAAATGCAGCACCTAGACGCAAAAATCATCCTAAATATCATGAGTGATATGCAAATAAAGGTGAACAAGTGAAGCAAGGACAGGATGGTAGGAAACGGCATGCCTTGGAAGAGAACTCTGCATACTCTGCATCTGATTCACCTGGCAACTGCTGGGTTATGGGTGCCTTTCCTCTGGTGAACAATGTGACTTGAAATAAATTCATCTTTTTAGTGGACTCATAAAATCGATGTGCCGGTACTATCAAAACATTGCAGGTCATATTTAGCCTAAGGAGCCATTCTTTGTACTATCAGAAATGTATGCACATACTGACCTGGTGTCCCTCCTGGACAAGTTTCCTGGACAGGAAGAGACCAACGAAACTGGTGCCCCCCGTGATCAGAATGTTCTTGGAGTCTGCTCTAGTAAACAACTACTCCGAACCTCAAAAGATATCTTGGGTTTTAACTTTTAACCATCAGATATAAAAGACCAGGGGAGCCATATTAGAGATGCTTCGGTTCTTGTCCACTGTGTGTTTCCTCTTTCCTGCATACAGTACGTATGCAGCTGTACTACCCTGTATTTTTGAGAAACACCTTGTACTACACCCCTTACTAAATGAAAGCCAATCAGGCATTAAAGAAAGAACTCTTGGTTTTTAAGGAAACAATCTAAATCTAGTATGTAATTAGAAGTTTGAATTTTGTTATTACTCAAACAATAGTATCCACTACATGTATGCAGTATAATTATGTTTCAAGTAATATAGAGACACTATGTAGCAACTCAATAAAAGATAAATAAGGTGTGTCATAATGAGAATAAATAGTCATACAACAAATAATAATATCAAACCTAACCCTCTAGCTCTTGTCAGCAGCTTGTATGAAGTTGCATAAGGCTCGTGTCTGAACTGTTGGAAGATGAAACACATCAAGTGTTATTACATaagaacatggaaccataaagaGCATTTATTCGCATGTTCACATGTATCTAGAGTATTGCCGGTAAGTTAATGGTGGACAGAATTTTAGTGAAAGAAACAAACCAGTGTCATCTGTATCCTCAAATTCCATATGAATCAAAAAGTGAAAACAATCCTCAAGAACAAGCCATATATTTAGCATCGATCAGTGAGCAACAACGTAGAACTGAAAAATATAATTTCTCCTAAATGTTAGCAATgatggatttaattttttttgaggaaCTGTCAAAATATCAAATGTATAGAGAAATATTAGAAGCCCATGGTCATACCTTTTCTTTATCGTGGAAAACAAAATGATTAGATATACCTTGCAGATAACTGAGATTTTGTTAGCAGGTGCTAGGTATATGAACCAGCATTGTGTCTGAACTTGTATGAAGTTACATAGTCTTGACTCTTGAACCCAAAAACCACCTCATGCTCAGCGAATCGCTTCCACCCACATAAATTTCGATTTTGACTCTTCCGAGCATGACCCCATCGTCCATCATCACTCTCAAGTCCGAATGGGATGCCAAAGAACACCGGGAGGCAACCACATCCAACAGATGTATATAGGAACCACAACAAACATCCTCCTAACCACAAAAATAACCAAGAATAAGTCCACTCAGTGAACTGAGCAAATGCTTCGAGAGATCGGCAACATTGCGTGATCTTTTTAACTGAACTAAGAACCCGATAGTTCATCAGGACTAATTCTACAGTCAACCAAAATTATGTCATAACTGAAACTACACATGCACCTCAAAATCAAACTGTCCATGTGCAATCGAAGAGAAGTAATAGACTGTTTTGTTATCTTATATTTCTCATATGATGGCCTGACATGCTGATGTTGTTTTTCTAATCAGTACAATATCGCATATCAATgaacatgaaaataaaaaatataggcGATGGGCTTAGATAATATGTAGAAACAACAATGGATTCCAGGGATTAAATCAAAAGAAATGGGGGAGGAGATAAATTAGCATAACAATCTGCCATGCTGATGCTGTGTTTGTAATCAGTACAATATCGCATATCAATCTATGTTTTTATGTCCCTACAAATTTGGTTAGACGAACTAAACAGCAGAAACAGTTTTAGCGAACATAAGAATACACAATCAGTAGCTATACAGGTGTATAACCTCGATAATTAAAACATCGTCATCTTTCATTAATTTACAACATAATTATAGTACCGAGCATGATTTACTCACCTGATATAGATCACAATCGAGTCCCAATATACACGACGCAAGTTGTAAAAGAAATATTTTGGTATGAGCTCAGAAATTTGGATCGAACCGATCGTTGTGTAAATCAGTACCTGCATGCAACTTGGGAATCAGTTAATAATGCTCAAGAAattattcttttctttctaaGCCAAAAAGATGCACTATAACCATGATAATATAGTATTTTTTCTAACCAATTTacaacaaagagtaaatcaacagCTAGCAGGCGATTCACTAACATAGGATATGAACATGAAAGAGATTTGGCTACAGGATAAATCATGAATGAGGCCGAGAGCACCAAAATATATATCCAGATACTCTTCCTGATCCTCTTTCTAAGTTTTTTTCTTCTGCTAAACCAACATAGAAGAGCAATAGAGCTTACCCATCTTCTTCCCAGCAACTCTCGATGACTGCATGAACCTTTGATTTGACGGTCAAACCCCGTGAACCAAACCCTTCCGGACCACAAGCATATCCTTCCATGAGAAATACAaaatgttggatcatatggtAACACACATGTACACACAATCGATTGTCAATGCAAGTGACCCAATGAACCTGCCAATACAATAGTCAGTGTGTGAGTGGCGATCCCGATGGGGCCAGAAGAGCAGACACAGAGAAACAGGAAAAGGCATTGACAACATAGTTCTATAAAACAGTGCATAGTATAAGAAGATCAATCATATATTCTGCACTGTAATAGGAATAAAGTTTATTCTACAGTCAATGACTCTATTTGCAAGCAGAAGAGTCGCTCAATTTCCtaataaaataggaaaactctCCGAGCATTTACATACTTACGGTTCAAGCTAGGAGAACCATCGTGTTCTTTTTAGTATTCAAGGCAACAAGGAATAATGCCTAAGTTCTTGCCAATATAACTAAAACAGCGAGAAGTTTACTAATTTCCATGGACCGCTTTACTTTTCTTTCTAATATTTTACACATCGCTTTCTTCGACACTTTCATGGCATGCCTCCCGATCGGTAATTGGTCGATGGAAGCCAAACAAATAGAGAACACAatcaaagaaaaaggaatatgCTGCTTGTTCATCAAATGTAATTGATTTACTCAGCAAGAATGTAATATCTAGGACAACAACATCTGTAGATGAAATTAAGAAAGGGTGAATCATTAGTTGTACTGTAGTAGCAACTCATAATAAATTAGCTACATCTATACAGATGGAGCAAAGACAATGACACTACTAAAGAGAAAGTGAGTTAGCCCAGTTGTAGAATTCATCAAAATGCAGCTGCCTACAATCATAGATTCTTCCCATATGATACAATATGGAATCACGGCATCAAGCCATTGCTATAATTCACCAATCACCATAGATAGCAGGACCAAGCAGACAAGATTAACATAGCACGAGGGATACCAAACAACAGAACAAGCAAAACAACTGTAAGCGCCAACAAGATAACATGAACAATTTGGGCAGATTATCCATACTAACCATAAACATTTCTAACACAAATACCATCAAACGCAAATGCAATACCATGATGTCACATGGCATCACAATTTAATCTAATAATCTGATCTAACTATGAACTATGATGTGCCCAAAACCTGAAGCATTTACTGATTTATGCATCACAAATCCCACTGAATATGTTTGCATGACTGCAAATTAGGAACACATTTGATGTGAAAACTGAGAAAGAAAGCACTACCATTTGATTCGCCCGAGCATCTCAGGGCTGACCTCGGCCTTAGTATCACCGATTTGGATCCTCTTCTTGAGCACCTCGTTCCCCAGGGAAGCATGTCCACGGTCATCACCCCGCGCCACAGAATCCCCTTGGCCACATTCTCGTCGCCGGATGTGATGGCCCTGGCCACGACGCTGCCATACTCCTCGACGTTTGGCGCGACAGTGGTCCAGTATGCGGCGGCCTCAACCTTATAGAGCACCCCATCGTCCAGCGCCACACTGCAAGCCATGGAGTGGATGGAGAACCCGGTGTAGGCACAACATTGAACTACGAGTTTTCAAACATAACAATATAGAACATATCACAATCATATCCAATCTAACCCAAGATGCATCTCAAAGTTATAGGATAATCATTGATTTATGATGTTTTGTGAGATAGGATTCATACTCATCTAGGAAGGTCGTGAAAAACCAGGAAACATATCCTGAAACCAACCGGTAGCATCTATTCTTCCCATCGGATTTCCCCGAGCTGAGCTAATCTAACGAGCATATGATTGCTCGCAGAACCGAAACACTCAACACACATTCGCTGAACCGAAACACTCACATAAACACAATAGAGGAATAGAAAAAGGAAAGGTACACTAAATAATAAATAATGGGTTTTTCTTGTATTTGTAGGCTGTAGCATAGCAAAAGAGGGCTCAGTTTTGTCTTTAATCTTCAAGCTAACACTCACATCTCTTGTTGCATGACATATATATCGCAATGTAAATGAACTGTTCTAGTTATCACTCGTCCGAATGACCATCCGAGGCGCAGAACTTCCAACATGCACATGAATTAAACAGGCTGCAAGAGAGGCAAGGGTGGGATCTAATT
This window encodes:
- the LOC123428471 gene encoding chloroplast stem-loop binding protein of 41 kDa b, chloroplastic-like, which produces MLNIWLVLEDCFHFLIHMEFEDTDDTDSKNILITGGTSFVGLFLSRKLVQEGHQVITLFTRGKAPITQQLPGESDAEYAEFSSKVLHLKGHRKDFDFVKTSLSAKGFNVVYDINGCEATEVSPILEALPNLEQFIYCSSARVYHKSDLLPHFETDAMDPKSWHKGKLETQSLLEMSGVNCTSIRPVYIYGPLNYNPVEEWFFHRLKAGRPIPIPNAGNQITQLGHVKDLATAFIKVLGNPKASKQVYNISGTKYVTFDGIAWACAKAGGFPEPEIIHYNPKDFDFGKKKAFPFRDQHFFASVEKASKDLGVTPEYDLLDGLTDSYNLDFDRGTFRKEADFTIDDMILGKKLVSV